A section of the Nitrospinaceae bacterium genome encodes:
- a CDS encoding pilus (MSHA type) biogenesis protein MshL — translation MDPRSYPVNFKYWIVLFSVLIASCVSQGELREEHAEPRLDNLVEVQPASPTQPLKTDEDKVLLELTLPQTELVPKKPRDKGPRFSLSAEDVDVKSILFAISREIDQNIMIDPVISKKVTLNLKEVTLKEMLDHVLLPLNLRYEVDEAFIQVIPLEMQTRVFRLNYLISRRQGSGSLQASLQTGAYEPGTARIDYGTPGSSSQIISSEETDLWEEITLGMRQMVANESPLKELPNSQTMDGKAVNHFSEGQAWFSVNKQAGIIVVKSFPEVLLQIAEFLEEVEGSVQRQVLIHARILQVVKRSEFPTKTGGKALNALHSSGSRKSVGVSKAYGGDPQNPDTRLDEIMKALAERGEVSSLASPKVMALNNQRAVIKVGTQDTVFVQDTSHSQPRAEREYIPQPVSLGLVLDVVPQININGNVIMSVRTSVTKQVGERVAPDGSNRMPIVDVRESNNVVLARNGQTVVVGGLTGAEKGSKEESMASLEQVPILGKLFSEDATVYEKSELVILLTPEIMVGDAVEDRLRIEEKRLQRFGLPRQSYQMKTSSEGK, via the coding sequence ATGGATCCCCGATCGTATCCGGTAAATTTTAAGTATTGGATCGTTCTTTTTTCCGTGCTCATTGCTTCCTGTGTTTCTCAGGGAGAGTTGCGGGAAGAACACGCCGAACCTCGCCTGGACAATCTTGTCGAAGTTCAGCCAGCGTCACCGACTCAGCCGTTAAAAACGGATGAGGATAAGGTTTTATTGGAGTTGACGTTGCCTCAGACCGAGCTGGTTCCCAAAAAACCCCGCGATAAAGGACCACGTTTTTCTTTATCCGCTGAAGACGTGGACGTCAAATCCATCCTGTTTGCCATTTCCAGGGAAATCGATCAGAACATCATGATCGATCCTGTGATTTCCAAGAAAGTGACCCTCAACCTTAAAGAAGTGACTTTGAAGGAAATGCTGGATCATGTGCTACTTCCCCTCAATCTGCGATATGAAGTTGACGAAGCGTTTATCCAGGTGATTCCTTTGGAAATGCAAACCCGGGTGTTTCGTCTGAATTATCTGATTTCCAGACGGCAGGGATCGGGAAGTTTGCAGGCTTCTTTGCAAACCGGAGCCTATGAGCCCGGGACCGCAAGAATCGACTACGGAACCCCCGGAAGCTCAAGCCAGATCATTTCCTCGGAAGAAACGGATCTTTGGGAAGAGATAACCTTAGGCATGCGGCAAATGGTTGCTAACGAGAGTCCTTTGAAAGAGCTCCCAAACTCGCAGACGATGGACGGGAAAGCGGTGAATCATTTTTCTGAAGGGCAAGCCTGGTTTTCGGTCAACAAGCAGGCAGGGATTATCGTCGTCAAATCGTTTCCGGAGGTTTTACTGCAAATCGCGGAATTTCTGGAGGAAGTGGAAGGCTCTGTTCAGCGTCAGGTGCTCATTCATGCCCGAATCCTCCAGGTGGTTAAGAGGAGTGAATTTCCAACGAAGACCGGTGGCAAGGCATTGAATGCACTCCATTCTTCAGGTTCGAGAAAAAGCGTCGGGGTATCGAAGGCTTACGGAGGTGACCCTCAAAATCCGGATACGCGGTTGGATGAAATCATGAAAGCGCTTGCAGAACGGGGCGAGGTGAGTTCCCTTGCCAGCCCGAAAGTCATGGCGCTGAACAACCAGCGGGCGGTCATAAAAGTGGGAACGCAAGACACGGTGTTTGTCCAGGACACGTCGCACTCTCAACCCAGAGCCGAGCGGGAGTATATTCCCCAGCCGGTTTCTCTGGGTCTGGTTCTGGATGTTGTGCCGCAGATCAACATCAATGGCAATGTGATCATGAGTGTCCGTACCAGCGTCACGAAGCAAGTGGGGGAAAGGGTTGCCCCGGACGGATCGAACCGCATGCCGATTGTCGATGTCCGGGAATCGAACAATGTCGTGCTGGCCCGCAACGGGCAAACTGTTGTCGTCGGGGGATTGACGGGAGCGGAAAAGGGATCTAAGGAAGAGTCCATGGCATCCCTGGAGCAGGTCCCTATTTTGGGGAAACTGTTCAGTGAAGATGCGACGGTTTACGAAAAATCCGAACTGGTGATTCTTTTAACCCCGGAAATCATGGTGGGAGATGCCGTTGAAGACCGCTTGCGCATTGAAGAGAAACGATTGCAGCGTTTCGGGTTGCCCAGGCAATCGTATCAAATGAAAACCTCGTCTGAAGGAAAGTAG